The following proteins come from a genomic window of Macadamia integrifolia cultivar HAES 741 chromosome 14, SCU_Mint_v3, whole genome shotgun sequence:
- the LOC122060538 gene encoding U-box domain-containing protein 33-like translates to MESVCEDSTMGSSHDVQDMIFVALGNVREENTSTLLWALKHCRRKNLCILHVHQPAQEIRVLGAKVRVGELDEHQVRAHREAEKKEMDAVLNDYLDICLYAGVRAETVNVEMENIERGIVKLIAHHGIIKLVMGAASDKHYSKRMEKLQSKKAIFVRDNAPISCHIWFVCKGRLIVTREGVSENSAIQARSSLDTHLSKSFSHGGGRPRSPVRNPFPGAISSKSDITTTEGIKPSSQASKVIAKSQRSQSVRLTNPFQDLIERALSWKRETLREREKPPPPPPPSSSSSSSSSFSSSSSPRGRAAGILQTLRRSQSSDCLSPLSIDSSGGILRDETNDDETVASSRCESIDEMELLLEKESESFNEKQLESRRQELEKLKIQRDQVIEELRIAKDQKVKLESQIADSDRKVTELVEMKVLSAAQQLVDIQKEVDELRLRKIREEEFSPRFFSVFSTLDIESATGSFSPSMKIGEGTFGNVYKGLLRKTRVAIKRFHFHSLEGQNSSDFQREVDVLSKVRHPNLVTLIGACPEASSLIFEYLPNGSLEDRLTCKDGTPPLSWKTRIRIAQEICSALIFLHSNKPDAIVHGDLKPSNILLDVNFVSKLGDFGIASFISRDDDSNYTTTICCIAHPKGTFAYIDPEFLTTGELTPKADVYSFGVVVLQLLTGRPALWLAKKVQLAMAEGTLKAMLDASAGDWPLVQAEQLAQMALRCCEINRKNRPNLELEVWKLLSLLEIQI, encoded by the exons ATGGAGAGTGTTTGTGAAGATAGTACAATGGGATCCTCACATGATGTGCAAGATATGATCTTTGTGGCACTTGGGAATGTTAGGGAGGAAAACACATCTACTTTGCTTTGGGCACTGAAACACTGTCGGAGGAAGAACTTGTGCATTCTTCATGTTCACCAGCCAGCTCAAGAGATCCGTGTCT TGGGTGCAAAAGTTAGAGTAGGGGAACTAGATGAGCATCAAGTCAGGGCACACAGAGAAgcggaaaagaaagaaatggatgCTGTTCTAAATGATTACCTTGACATTTGTCTCTATGCTGGG GTACGTGCGGAGACAGTAAACGTTGAAATGGAAAATATTGAAAGAGGGATTGTAAAGCTCATTGCTCACCATGGGATTATAAAACTAGTCATGGGTGCAGCATCAGACAAGCATTATTCAAA GAGAATGGAAAAGCTTCAGTCCAAGAAAGCAATCTTTGTCCGCGATAACGCCCCAATTTCCTGCCATATATGGTTTGTTTGCAAGGGGCGTCTTATTGTCACAAG GGAAGGTGTTTCAGAGAATTCTGCCATACAGGCTCGATCATCCCTGGATACACATCTTTCTAAATCATTCAGCCATGGTGGTGGGAGGCCTAGAAGTCCTGTTCGAAACCCATTCCCAGGAGCTATATCTTCCAAAAGTGACATTACTACTACTGAAGGAATCAAACCATCTTCCCAGGCATCAAAAGTTATTGCAAAATCACAGCGCAGCCAAAGTGTAAGACTTACTAATCCATTTCAGGACCTAATCGAACGAGCTTTATCTTGGAAACGTGAAACTCTAAGAGAAAGGGAaaagccaccaccaccaccaccaccatcatcatcatcatcatcatcatcatctttttcttcttcttcttctccaagagGAAGGGCTGCCGGAATATTACAAACTCTGAGACGTTCTCAGAGTTCAGACTGTTTATCACCACTTTCAATTGACAGTTCAGGGGGAATTTTAAGGGATGAGACGAATGATGACGAGACTGTGGCATCTTCACGTTGTGAATCTATCGATGAGATGGAGCTTTTACTG GAAAAAGAATCAGAAAGCTTTAACGAGAAACAACTTGAGAGTCGAAGGCAGGAACTCGAAAAATTGAAGATCCAGCGGGACCAAGTCATTGAAGAACTCCGGATTGCCAAAGACCAGAAGGTAAAGCTGGAGAGCCAAATTGCTGATTCAGATCGAAAGGTGACAGAGTTGGTTGAGATGAAGGTCTTGTCAGCTGCTCAACAGTTGGTCGATATCCAAAAAGAAGTTGATGAATTGCGGCTAAGGAAAATAAGAGAGGAAGAGTTTTCCCCTAGGTTCTTCTCGGTATTCTCTACCTTAGATATTGAGTCAGCCACTGGGAGCTTCAGCCCATCAATGAAGATTGGAGAAGGGACGTTTGGGAATGTCTACAAAGGACTCCTTCGTAAAACCCGTGTGGCTATAAAGAGGTTTCACTTTCATAGTTTGGAAGGGCAAAACAGCTCAGATTTCCAGCGCGAG GTGGATGTATTGAGCAAGGTAAGGCATCCAAACCTTGTGACTCTCATTGGAGCCTGCCCTGAAGCCTCTTCACTTATCTTTGAATACCTCCCTAATGGTAGCCTTGAGGACCGACTCACCTGTAAGGATGGCACTCCCCCTCTTTCATGGAAAACTCGAATTCGTATAGCCCAGGAGATCTGCTCAGCCCTCATCTTCCTTCACTCCAATAAACCTGACGCCATAGTTCACGGAGATCTCAAACCATCCAACATCCTTCTGGATGTAAATTTTGTAAGCAAACTTGGTGATTTTGGTATTGCTAGCTTTATCTCTCGTGACGATGACTCAAACTACACAACCACAATTTGCTGCATAGCTCACCCAAAGGGAACATTTGCCTATATAGACCCCGAGTTCTTAACAACTGGAGAGCTAACACCAAAGGCGGATGTGTATTCATTTGGAGTTGTCGTTTTACAGCTTTTGACTGGGAGACCAGCCTTGTGGTTAGCAAAGAAAGTGCAATTAGCAATGGCTGAGGGAACTCTGAAAGCCATGTTAGATGCATCGGCAGGTGATTGGCCTTTGGTTCAGGCAGAGCAGCTGGCTCAAATGGCATTGAGGTGCTGTGAGATAAACAGGAAGAATCGGCCAAACCTTGAGTTAGAGGTGTGGAAGCTGCTAAGCTTATTAGAGATTCAAATTTAA